The Actinomycetota bacterium sequence GGGCCTGTCGGCCTACGCCTTCACGTTCGGGACCTGACCGGCCGTGCTGTTGGACCTGGTGGCCATGTTCGGCGCCGGTGTGGCGTCGTTCCTGGCCCCCTGCGTCGTCCCCCTGGTCCCCGCCTACCTGGCCATGGTCGCCGGCACTACCGGCGCCCGGACTGGGCCCGGGGCCGGGACTGGGTCCGGGGGCGAGGCCGCCGGGCGCGGGCCCGCCGGGGGCGAGGCCGCCGGGGGCGGGCCCGCCGCGGGCGGGACTGGGTCCGGGGGCGA is a genomic window containing:
- a CDS encoding cytochrome c biogenesis protein CcdA — encoded protein: MLLDLVAMFGAGVASFLAPCVVPLVPAYLAMVAGTTGARTGPGAGTGSGGEAAGRGPAGGEAAGGGPAAGGTGSGG